A region of Trypanosoma brucei brucei TREU927 chromosome 1, complete sequence DNA encodes the following proteins:
- a CDS encoding pteridine transporter, putative: MGRQEDGSFDARGGDAVLVAELHSEESKEATFVHPEARALFNKVPCLRHIPLFGEAAEGYGPKPVLSIGLSYFLCKGLANGLVGGSIIAMFLNRFGVEGLVYQRLTNIAGMGWSVKPLLAAISDIFPFFGYTKRWYMFVANLVGPAFSLGFALLPAQPSSAAIASVFLFFSGLSRACTDILSQGLYSRMMRRVPGPGPALVSWVWWFIILAGLFVSVIVGPLGDAGIPQISPMIGSAVQLLVAPFFLFNWFGELPNREERYIDAHVLHEQKLKEAKDTPPVADDNDLIDVNGGMVERQVTNSEPVAGPNADGGEAAVKPFVFREPRECCCGVFQMNEEVLERNKRETIYSVLIAFFVVGVAITSLFGSRLHLLIAAAVVSVGHCSFNFYALSWAVAKVNLFSYLHNASTVSFGGAVTPFFLTGPDCNPGGPHFSLFFLQTVGGTVGSVTSALGVVLFNYFLSKKTYRMTYFLTLVFLIVSNIFDFIIVMRWNRPYVSDYLIYFCCDVVISPVIGMMHWMPLTIILSRLCPRGSESTVYAILAASSNFGGTVGSSLGSVIMEYALPVKTLVPCDFANVKWLVLISGFVAPCIQIPLIFTLLPDARMDEELDGDGKPVRKVAADVSPEGKETVCEGDSDVTPNAEGNGIAPKRS; the protein is encoded by the coding sequence ATGGGTCGACAGGAAGATGGTTCGTTCGATGCGCGGGGTGGTGATGCCGTACTCGTCGCTGAGCTACACAGTGAGGAATCTAAGGAGGCAACGTTTGTGCACCCCGAGGCACGGGCTCTGTTCAACAAGGTTCCGTGTCTTCGGCACATCCCCTTGTTCGGGGAGGCAGCTGAGGGCTATGGTCCTAAGCCCGTGCTTTCCATTGGATTATCGTATTTCTTGTGTAAGGGTCTTGCCAACGGACTTGTTGGTGGATCCATTATTGCGATGTTTTTGAACCGTTTCGGTGTTGAGGGTCTTGTCTACCAGCGGCTAACTAACATCGCCGGCATGGGGTGGTCTGTGAAGCCTCTTTTGGCTGCTATCAGCGACATATTCCCGTTCTTCGGTTATACCAAACGGTGGTACATGTTTGTGGCGAATCTCGTCGGTCCCGCATTCTCCCTTGGCTTTGCTCTGCTCCCAGCGCAGCCATCGAGTGCAGCAATTGCTTCCgtgttcctcttcttctctggGCTCAGCAGGGCATGTACGGACATTCTATCGCAGGGACTATACAGCCGGATGATGCGCCGTGTGCCTGGTCCAGGGCCTGCTCTGGTGAGTTGGGTTTGGTGGTTCATTATCCTGGCTGGTCTCTTTGTTTCCGTTATTGTTGGTCCTTTGGGTGACGCTGGCATACCGCAGATATCTCCCATGATAGGTAGCGCTGTCCAGCTGCTGGTGGCACCATTCTTCCTGTTCAATTGGTTTGGTGAACTGCCCAACCGTGAGGAGCGGTACATCGATGCCCATGTGCTCCACGAGCAGAAGTTAAAAGAGGCTAAGGACACCCCTCCGGTGGCTGATGACAATGATCTAATTGACGTAAATGGTGGGATGGTGGAGCGCCAAGTGACAAACAGCGAGCCGGTGGCGGGGCCTAACGCTGACGGCGGTGAGGCAGCTGTGAAGCCATTTGTGTTCAGGGAGCCTCGTGAGTGCTGCTGCGGTGTGTTCCAGATGAACGAAGAGGTCCTTGAGCGCAACAAGCGTGAGACAATATACAGCGTGCTAATAgcattctttgttgttggtgttgccataACCTCCTTGTTTGGATCGAGGCTGCATTTACTCATTGCCGCGGCTGTCGTTTCCGTGGGGCACTGCTCTTTCAATTTCTATGCGCTGTCGTGGGCGGTCGCGAAGGTGAATCTGTTCAGTTACTTGCACAATGCGTCTACGGTGTCTTTTGGTGGTGCTGTCACCCCGTTCTTCCTGACCGGACCCGATTGCAATCCGGGTGGACCTCACTTcagtctttttttcctgcagaCTGTTGGTGGAACAGTTGGAAGTGTCACTTCAGCTCTGGGTGTCGTGCTGTTCAATTACTTCCTTTCAAAAAAGACTTATCGGATGACTTACTTCTTGACACTGGTGTTCCTCATCGTCTCCAACATCTTCGACTTCATTATAGTGATGCGATGGAACCGGCCATACGTCAGTGACTACTTGATTTACTTCTGCTGCGATGTCGTCATATCTCCTGTGATCGGGATGATGCACTGGATGCCGTTAACCATTATTCTTTCACGGTTGTGTCCTCGTGGAAGCGAGAGTACTGTGTACGCTATTCTTGCTGCATCGAGCAATTTCGGCGGCACGGTGGGTAGTTCCCTTGGGTCAGTTATAATGGAATATGCTCTGCCTGTGAAAACACTGGTGCCATGTGACTTCGCCAATGTAAAGTGGCTTGTGCTCATTTCCGGCTTCGTGGCACCGTGCATTCAGATCCCTCTCATCTTTACTCTTCTCCCCGATGCTCGCATGGACGAGGAGTTGGATGGAGACGGCAAACCCGTGAGGAAGGTGGCGGCTGATGTTTCCCctgaggggaaagaaactgTCTGTGAAGGGGACAGCGATGTGACACCCAATGCGGAGGGCAACGGGATCGCGCCCAAGAGGTCCTGA
- a CDS encoding hypothetical protein (unlikely gene predicted by glimmer), whose protein sequence is MIPVHALRQLRSRVVFVGLPHRHSRTDSYATKRPYTPKLQETFFIPYSLKDVFPIHHFRGLRPQRQMREISVGR, encoded by the coding sequence ATGATACCAGTTCATGCGCTGAGGCAGCTGCGTAGTAGGGTCGTATTCGTTGGGCTTCCGCACAGGCATTCGCGAACTGACTCTTATGCCACGAAACGCCCATACACACCGAAACTGCAGGAGACATTCTTTATTCCTTACTCGCTTAAGGATGTGTTTCCCATCCATCACTTTCGCGGGCTCCGACCTCAAAGGCAGATGAGGGAAATCAGTGTGGGTCGCTAG
- a CDS encoding hypothetical protein (gene predicted by glimmer), whose protein sequence is MWVSIYRCGARATLPQAQRGKEDEEGFEAEVVKVKED, encoded by the coding sequence ATGTGGGTTTCCATCTACCGATGTGGGGCCCGCGCGACTTTACCGCAGGcacagagagggaaagaggatgaggaaggcTTTGAGGCGGAGGTGGTAAAAGTTAAAGAGGATTAA
- a CDS encoding hypothetical protein, unlikely (unlikely gene predicted by glimmer), producing the protein MPLSGKRVSAHFTVTLYPGILSRRLKPANGCCFISNLGEPEGKLQYVLWCRHVCR; encoded by the coding sequence ATGCCGCTGAGCGGAAAGCGTGTGAGTGCCCATTTCACTGTTACCCTTTACCCGGGTATTCTTTCGCGAAGGCTCAAGCCTGCAAACGGTTGCTGCTTTATCAGCAACCTTGGAGAACCTGAAGGGAAGCTACAGTATGTACTTTGGTGCCGTCATGTGTGCCGCTGA
- a CDS encoding pteridine transporter, putative, whose amino-acid sequence MGRQEDGSFDARGGDAVLVAELHSEESKEATFVHPEARALFNKVPCLRHIPLFGEAAEGYGPKPVLSIGLSYFLCKGLADGLVGGSIIAMFLNRFTVEGLVYQRLTNIAGMGWSVKPLLAAISDIFPFFGYTKRWYMFVANLVGPAFSLGFALLPAQPSSAAIASVFLFFSGLSRACTDILSQGLYSRMMRRVPGPGPALVSWVWWFIILAGLFVSVIVGPLGDAGIPQISPMIGSAVQLLVAPFFLFNWFGELPNREERYIDAHVLHEQKLKEAKDTPPVADDNDPIDVNGGMVERQVTNSEPVAGPNADGGEAAVKPFVFREPRECCCGVFQMNEEVLERNKRETIYSVLIAFFVVGVAITSLFGSRLHLLIAAAVVSVGHCSFNFYALSWAVAKVNLFSYLNNASTVSFGGAVTPFFLSGPDCNPGGPHFSLFFLQTVGGTVGSVTSALGVVLFNYFLSKKTYRMTYFLTLVFLIVSNIFDFIIVMRWNRPYVSDYLIYFCCDVVISPVIGMMNWMPLTIILSRLCPRGSESTVYAILAASSNFGSTVGSSLGSVIMEYALPVKTLVPCDFANVKWLVLISGFVAPCIQIPLIFTLLPDARMDEELDGDGKPVRKVAADVSPEGKETVCEGDSDVTPNAEGNGIAPKRS is encoded by the coding sequence ATGGGTCGACAGGAAGATGGTTCGTTCGATGCGCGGGGTGGTGATGCCGTACTCGTCGCTGAGCTACACAGTGAGGAATCTAAGGAGGCAACGTTTGTGCACCCCGAGGCACGGGCCCTGTTCAACAAGGTTCCGTGTCTTCGGCACATCCCCTTGTTCGGGGAGGCAGCTGAGGGCTATGGTCCTAAGCCCGTGCTTTCCATTGGATTATCGTATTTCTTGTGTAAGGGTCTTGCTGACGGACTTGTTGGTGGATCCATTATTGCGATGTTTTTGAACCGTTTCACTGTCGAGGGTCTTGTCTACCAGCGGCTAACTAACATCGCCGGCATGGGGTGGTCTGTGAAGCCTCTTTTGGCTGCTATCAGCGACATATTCCCGTTCTTCGGTTATACCAAACGGTGGTACATGTTTGTGGCGAATCTCGTCGGTCCCGCATTCTCCCTTGGCTTTGCTCTGCTCCCAGCGCAGCCATCGAGTGCAGCAATTGCTTCCgtgttcctcttcttctctggGCTCAGCAGGGCATGTACGGACATTCTATCGCAGGGACTATACAGCCGGATGATGCGCCGTGTGCCTGGTCCAGGGCCTGCTCTGGTGAGTTGGGTTTGGTGGTTCATTATCCTGGCTGGTCTCTTTGTTTCCGTTATTGTTGGTCCTTTGGGTGACGCTGGCATACCGCAGATATCTCCCATGATAGGTAGCGCTGTCCAGCTGCTGGTGGCACCATTCTTCCTGTTCAATTGGTTTGGTGAACTGCCCAACCGTGAGGAGCGGTACATCGATGCCCATGTGCTCCACGAGCAGAAGTTAAAAGAGGCTAAGGACACCCCTCCGGTGGCTGATGACAATGATCCAATTGACGTAAATGGTGGGATGGTGGAGCGCCAAGTGACAAACAGCGAGCCGGTGGCGGGGCCTAACGCTGACGGCGGTGAGGCAGCTGTGAAGCCATTTGTGTTCAGGGAGCCTCGTGAGTGCTGCTGCGGTGTGTTCCAGATGAACGAAGAGGTCCTTGAGCGCAACAAGCGTGAGACAATATACAGCGTGCTAATAgcattctttgttgttggtgttgccataACCTCCTTGTTTGGATCGAGGCTGCATTTACTCATTGCCGCGGCTGTCGTTTCCGTGGGGCACTGCTCTTTCAATTTCTATGCGCTGTCGTGGGCGGTCGCGAAGGTGAATCTGTTCAGTTACTTGAACAATGCGTCTACGGTGTCTTTTGGTGGTGCTGTCACCCCGTTCTTCCTGAGCGGACCCGATTGCAATCCGGGTGGACCTCACTTcagtctttttttcctgcagaCTGTTGGTGGAACAGTTGGAAGTGTCACTTCAGCTCTGGGTGTCGTGCTGTTCAATTACTTCCTTTCAAAAAAGACTTATCGGATGACTTACTTCTTGACACTGGTGTTCCTCATCGTCTCCAACATCTTCGACTTCATTATAGTGATGCGATGGAACCGGCCATACGTCAGTGACTACTTGATTTACTTCTGCTGCGATGTCGTCATATCTCCTGTGATCGGGATGATGAACTGGATGCCGTTAACCATTATTCTTTCACGGTTGTGTCCTCGTGGAAGCGAGAGTACTGTGTACGCTATTCTTGCTGCATCGAGCAATTTCGGTAGCACGGTGGGTAGTTCCCTTGGGTCAGTTATAATGGAATATGCTCTGCCTGTGAAAACACTGGTGCCATGTGACTTCGCCAATGTAAAGTGGCTTGTGCTCATTTCCGGCTTCGTGGCACCGTGCATTCAGATCCCTCTCATCTTTACTCTTCTCCCCGATGCTCGCATGGACGAGGAGTTGGATGGAGACGGCAAACCCGTGAGGAAGGTGGCGGCTGATGTTTCCCctgaggggaaagaaactgTCTGTGAAGGGGACAGCGATGTGACACCCAATGCGGAGGGCAACGGGATCGCGCCCAAGAGGTCCTGA
- a CDS encoding hypothetical protein, unlikely (unlikely gene predicted by glimmer) codes for MMGHLTLPQLCLNVQHGKYSKKTQRPPTLSQRCVTTLISSRISRKLSPADCPTYTSTLLSAEGSTTENLKYNHRGPTTTFSATASNPIIFPN; via the coding sequence ATGATGGGCCATCTCACACTCCCACAACTGTGCCTTAATGTACAACACGGAAAGTACAGCAAGAAGACGCAGCGGCCACCAACTCTTTCGCAACGTTGCGTAACCACGTTGATATCCTCTCGGATCAGCAGAAAACTTTCGCCCGCTGATTGCCCGACCTACACCTCAACATTGTTATCGGCGGAAGGAAGCACCACCGAGAATCTCAAATATAATCACCGTGGTCCCACCACCACTTTCAGCGCTACAGCTTCTAATCCCATCATCTTTCCCAATTAA
- a CDS encoding hypothetical protein, unlikely (unlikely gene predicted by glimmer), producing the protein MLRNQIIKETHTRTTGHQRFNNTVPQHNYGTPKPRTHKYTNTYLRIGTSTNSAKLTLESISTAPSCLQRVLTATMTKRQSVPPQI; encoded by the coding sequence ATGTTGAGGaatcaaataataaaagaaacgcacaCACGAACCACAGGGCACCAACGTTTCAACAACACCGTGCCTCAGCATAACTATGGCACACCAAAACctcgcacacacaaatacacaaacacgtacTTGCGCATCGGGACATCAACCAACTCTGCGAAGTTAACATTAGAGTCGATTTCCACAGCCCCTTCCTGTCTCCAGAGGGTCCTTACAGCAACCATGACTAAACGACAAAGCGTCCCTCCACAGATATAG
- a CDS encoding lipase-like protein, putative: MQMMGRATMHLRSAASSLVSRARLIPSSFLWPCLILTKESLHVGVIAYRTFIHSRVRLVLRTAVGVPIASVSLYLSYALFAWYPEPTAAVSTDSVADRPLLRCTSDLLEFGRSCAGRYHRIESNSTAGMTGWGRKLPESERNEVVGDVLYILRCIEAIRGTFEERQLVTPRADHGAACPAEELLRIVLAISLDQEWFDIVEAAREMFEQVVRDRPVPVQANVTSAIADLCALSYELEHCTDSSEVTVTQRQRVARAVDSFRPEKSVRELCTIAAEIAVLPLVDLDETTRCLMLTRNSPGYRPQLIITFIGTNSWRSWLTNLRYWPRAPPAGLFGTQLRVHAGFLEMLQSIHFAEAAEDFDQIILIGHSMGGALAQLAGVCLANGKSSRRVTVLTVASPRVFAVRHGTLWPLRSWLSGTELTKNEKVVIAGAEEGREIDDEKNQHVQYSDCEADVSRALPENYRHIRVFMYADVVPKLPPVFLGYHHVGTPLPLHTGCPTRKSFVGWGLWSQCFHSAEMYKAVLERPVVAQRQRYYKSLS, from the coding sequence atgcaaATGATGGGACGGGCCACAATGCATTTGCGCTCTGCTGCATCCTCTCTAGTTAGCAGGGCGCGACTCATCCCCAGCAGTTTCTTATGGCCTTGTTTAATACTCACGAAAGAATCGCTCCACGTGGGTGTTATTGCTTATCGCACATTTATCCATTCCCGCGTGCGGCTCGTGCTGCGGACCGCTGTTGGAGTACCCATCGCCTCCGTCTCGCTTTATCTTTCTTATGCCCTTTTCGCCTGGTATCCGGAGCCAACAGCTGCAGTGAGTACCGATTCCGTTGCTGACAGGCCGCTGTTGCGATGCACAAGTGATTTGCTTGAGTTTGGCCGCAGTTGTGCTGGTCGCTACCATCGTATCGAAAGCAACAGTACCGCAGGAATGACGGGTTGGGGAAGGAAACTCCCCGAGTcggaaagaaatgaagtaGTGGGCGATGTGCTTTACATTCTGCGGTGTATAGAGGCCATTAGAGGAACCTTTGAGGAGCGGCAACTTGTAACACCTCGTGCGGATCATGGTGCCGCGTGTCCTGCGGAAGAACTGCTGCGGATTGTTTTGGCCATCTCCCTCGATCAGGAATGGTTTGATATTGTGGAGGCCGCTCGCGAGATGTTTGAGCAAGTCGTCAGGGACCGGCCGGTGCCTGTGCAGGCAAATGTGACCAGCGCTATTGCTGACCTTTGCGCACTTTCCTACGAACTGGAGCATTGCACGGACTCATCAGAGGTGACTGTAACCCAGCGGCAACGTGTGGCACGGGCTGTTGATTCCTTTCGTCCGGAAAAGTCTGTGCGGGAACTGTGCACCATCGCAGCTGAGATCGCCGTGCTTCCGCTCGTGGACCTTGACGAAACCACGCGTTGCCTCATGTTGACGCGAAATAGCCCGGGCTACCGTCCACAGCTTATCATAACATTCATTGGCACGAATAGCTGGCGGAGTTGGTTGACAAACTTAAGATATTGGCCGAGAGCGCCTCCTGCTGGATTGTTCGGCACTCAACTTCGTGTTCACGCGGGCTTCTTGGAAATGTTGCAATCCATTCATTTCGCTGAGGCTGCGGAGGACTTTGATCAAATCATTCTCATTGGACACAGCATGGGTGGTGCTCTGGCGCAACTTGCTGGAGTGTGTCTTGCCAATGGTAAGTCGTCTCGTCGTGTCACAGTGCTGACAGTCGCGTCTCCCCGCGTATTTGCGGTTCGGCACGGCACTTTATGGCCCTTAAGGAGTTGGCTAAGTGGAACAGAACTGacaaaaaatgagaaggtTGTGATTGCAGGTGctgaggaagggagggaaattgATGATGAAAAGAATCAACATGTGCAATACAGCGACTGTGAGGCAGACGTGTCGCGGGCTCTCCCCGAAAACTACCGCCATATTCGAGTTTTTATGTATGCCGATGTGGTGCCGAAACTCCCCCCGGTGTTTCTGGGTTACCACCACGTCGGGacgccgctgccgttgcacACGGGTTGCCCGACACGCAAGTCATTTGTTGGTTGGGGACTGTGGTCCCAATGTTTCCACAGTGCAGAAATGTATAAAGCCGTGCTTGAGCGGCCCGTCGTGGCGCAGCGGCAGCGGTATTACAAATCCTTATCATAA
- a CDS encoding hypothetical protein, unlikely (unlikely gene predicted by glimmer): MLRNQIIKETHTRTTGHQRFNNTVPQHNYGTPKPRTHKYTNTYLRIGTSTNSAKLTLESISTAPSCLQRVLTATMIKRQSVPPQI; this comes from the coding sequence ATGTTGAGGaatcaaataataaaagaaacgcacaCACGAACCACAGGGCACCAACGTTTCAACAACACCGTGCCTCAGCATAACTATGGCACACCAAAACctcgcacacacaaatacacaaacacgtacTTGCGCATCGGGACATCAACCAACTCTGCGAAGTTAACATTAGAGTCGATTTCCACAGCCCCTTCCTGTCTCCAGAGGGTCCTTACAGCAACCATGATTAAACGACAAAGCGTCCCTCCACAGATATAG
- a CDS encoding pteridine transporter, putative has protein sequence MGRQEDGSFDARGGDAVLVAELHSEESKEATFVHPEARALFNKVPCLRHIPLFGEAAEGYGPKPVLSIGLSYFLCKGLADGLVGGSIIAMFLDRLGVEGLVYQRLTNIAGMGWSVKPLLAAISDIFPFFGYTKRWYMFVANLVGPAFSLGFALLPAQPSSAAIASVFLFFSGLSRACTDILSQGLYSRMMRRVPGPGPALVSWVWWFIILAGLFVSVIVGPLGDAGIPQISPMIGSAVQLLVAPFFLFNWFGELPNREERYIDAHVLHEQKLKEAKDTPPVADDNDPIDVNGGMVERQVTNSEPVAGPNADGGEAAVKPFVFREPRECCCGVFQMNEEVLERNKRETIYSVLIAFFVVGVAITSLFGSRLHLLIAAAVVSVGHCSFNFYALSWAVAKVNLFSYLNNASTLFFGGAVTPFFLSGPDCNPGGPHFSLFFLQTVGGTVESVTSALGVVLFNYFLSKKTYRMTYFLTLVFLIVSNIFDFIIVMRWNRPYVSDYLIYFCCDLVISPVIGMMNWMPLTIILSRLCPRGSESTVYAILAASSNFGSTVGSSLGSVIMEYALPVKTLVPCDFANVKWLVLISGFVAPCIQIPLIFTLLPDARMDEELDGDGKPVRKVAADVSPEGKETVCEGDSDVTPNAEGNGIAPKRS, from the coding sequence ATGGGTCGACAGGAAGATGGTTCGTTCGATGCGCGGGGTGGTGATGCCGTACTCGTCGCTGAGCTACACAGTGAGGAATCTAAGGAGGCAACGTTTGTGCACCCCGAGGCACGGGCTCTGTTCAACAAGGTTCCGTGTCTTCGGCACATCCCCTTGTTCGGGGAGGCAGCTGAGGGCTATGGTCCTAAGCCCGTGCTTTCCATTGGATTATCGTATTTCTTGTGTAAGGGTCTTGCTGACGGACTTGTTGGTGGATCCATTATTGCGATGTTTTTGGATCGTCTCGGTGTTGAGGGTCTTGTCTACCAGCGGCTAACTAACATCGCCGGCATGGGGTGGTCTGTGAAGCCTCTTTTGGCTGCTATCAGCGACATATTCCCGTTCTTCGGTTATACCAAACGGTGGTACATGTTTGTGGCGAATCTCGTCGGTCCCGCATTCTCCCTTGGCTTTGCTCTGCTCCCAGCGCAGCCATCGAGTGCAGCAATTGCTTCCgtgttcctcttcttctctggGCTCAGCAGGGCATGTACGGACATTCTATCGCAGGGACTATACAGCCGGATGATGCGCCGTGTGCCTGGTCCAGGGCCTGCTCTGGTGAGTTGGGTTTGGTGGTTCATTATCCTGGCTGGTCTCTTTGTTTCCGTTATTGTTGGTCCTTTGGGTGACGCTGGCATACCGCAGATATCTCCCATGATAGGTAGCGCTGTCCAGCTGCTGGTGGCACCATTCTTCCTGTTCAATTGGTTTGGTGAACTGCCCAACCGTGAGGAGCGGTACATCGATGCCCATGTGCTCCACGAGCAGAAGTTAAAAGAGGCTAAGGACACCCCTCCGGTGGCTGATGACAATGATCCAATTGACGTAAATGGTGGGATGGTGGAGCGCCAAGTGACAAACAGCGAGCCGGTGGCGGGGCCTAACGCTGACGGCGGTGAGGCAGCTGTGAAGCCATTTGTGTTCAGGGAGCCTCGTGAGTGCTGCTGCGGTGTGTTCCAGATGAACGAAGAGGTCCTTGAGCGCAACAAGCGTGAGACAATATACAGCGTGCTAATAgcattctttgttgttggtgttgccataACCTCCTTGTTTGGATCGAGGCTGCATTTACTCATTGCCGCGGCTGTCGTTTCCGTGGGGCACTGCTCTTTCAATTTCTATGCGCTGTCGTGGGCGGTCGCGAAGGTGAATCTGTTCAGTTACTTGAACAATGCGTCTACGttattttttggtggtgctgtCACCCCGTTCTTCCTGAGCGGACCCGATTGCAATCCGGGTGGACCTCACTTcagtctttttttcctgcagaCTGTTGGTGGAACAGTTGAAAGTGTCACTTCAGCTCTGGGTGTCGTGCTGTTCAATTACTTCCTTTCAAAAAAGACTTATCGGATGACTTACTTCTTGACACTGGTGTTCCTCATCGTCTCCAACATCTTCGACTTCATTATAGTGATGCGATGGAACCGGCCATACGTCAGTGACTACTTGATTTACTTCTGCTGCGATCTCGTCATATCTCCTGTGATCGGGATGATGAACTGGATGCCGTTAACCATTATTCTTTCACGGTTGTGTCCTCGTGGAAGCGAGAGTACTGTGTACGCTATTCTTGCTGCATCGAGCAATTTCGGTAGCACGGTGGGTAGTTCCCTTGGGTCAGTTATAATGGAATATGCTCTGCCTGTGAAAACACTGGTGCCATGTGACTTCGCCAATGTAAAGTGGCTTGTGCTCATTTCCGGCTTCGTGGCACCGTGCATTCAGATCCCTCTCATCTTTACTCTTCTCCCCGATGCTCGCATGGACGAGGAGTTGGATGGAGACGGCAAACCCGTGAGGAAGGTGGCGGCTGATGTTTCCCctgaggggaaagaaactgTCTGTGAAGGGGACAGCGATGTGACACCCAATGCGGAGGGCAACGGGATCGCGCCCAAGAGGTCCTGA
- a CDS encoding hypothetical protein, unlikely (gene predicted by glimmer), with the protein MARQRGEKWSACQPFCIAGARARVSAVVVVIVFAEFYSRRRESQTPAAVAASRDTRHFSVAKVPPRGATWREKAEPRNHGGWLLLKRPR; encoded by the coding sequence ATGGCCCGTCAACGAGGCGAAAAATGGTCGGCGTGTCAACCGTTTTGCATTGCAGGCGCCCGCGCGCGAGTCTCCGCTgtagttgttgttattgtttttgcagAGTTCTACTCGCGCCGTCGTGAGAGTCAGACACCCGCGGCCGTAGCCGCAAGCCGCGACACAAGACACTTTTCGGTCGCAAAAGTACCGCCGCGCGGGGCAACATGGCGCGAAAAGGCGGAGCCAAGAAATCATGGAGGGTGGCTGCTGCTTAAGCGGCCGCGGTGA
- a CDS encoding hypothetical protein, unlikely (unlikely gene predicted by glimmer) yields the protein MHCAEVVRTAEASSSKKKWHVKADPDRAPALQISTDVKLPNSFTVGLPRGVDPLSVPAFFFSSTQRNWTSCG from the coding sequence ATGCACTGCGCTGAAGTTGTGAGAACTGCTGAAGCATCATcctcaaaaaagaagtggcATGTAAAAGCTGATCCCGATCGCGCACCTGCGCTGCAGATCTCGACCGACGTGAAGCTACCTAATTCTTTCACCGTGGGCCTTCCAAGGGGTGTCGATCCACTGAGCGTtcctgccttttttttttcttccactcaAAGGAACTGGACCTCTTGTGGTTAA